The proteins below are encoded in one region of Cohaesibacter intestini:
- a CDS encoding DeoR/GlpR family DNA-binding transcription regulator, with translation MRGEDRRQFIMDLLVEHRAVDIDDLAQRFSVSKMTIHRDLDELEQSGVLRKVRGGATADAGNQFESDFRIRARQDADAKNRMAEEALKLIEPGMTVMINDGSMSAVLGSMLSQKRPLTVITNNQAIISALLGEVGITLLVLGGIYSAKFNAYSGVVTEETLQRLRADIAFISAPAVSGLQAFHMDDNIVRAKQAMMQAATRKCLLVNHSRFNRTALHVLSDLRSFDWIITDGEPDANVSEELKGAGLTLTVART, from the coding sequence GTGAGAGGCGAAGACCGTAGACAATTCATTATGGATCTCCTCGTGGAGCACAGGGCCGTCGATATTGATGACCTTGCCCAGAGATTCAGCGTGTCGAAAATGACCATTCACCGGGATCTGGACGAGCTTGAACAGAGCGGTGTCTTGCGGAAAGTGCGTGGCGGGGCGACGGCTGATGCCGGCAACCAGTTCGAAAGCGATTTTCGCATTCGCGCTCGGCAGGATGCCGATGCCAAAAACCGGATGGCTGAAGAGGCTCTCAAGCTGATCGAACCGGGCATGACGGTGATGATCAATGATGGCTCGATGTCAGCTGTTTTGGGCTCAATGCTGAGCCAGAAGCGACCTCTCACTGTCATTACCAACAATCAGGCCATCATCAGCGCCCTGCTGGGCGAGGTTGGTATTACATTGTTGGTTCTGGGCGGGATCTATTCAGCCAAGTTCAACGCCTATAGCGGTGTGGTGACCGAAGAGACACTTCAGCGGTTGCGGGCCGATATTGCTTTTATTTCTGCACCGGCAGTCTCGGGGCTGCAGGCATTTCATATGGATGACAACATTGTGCGGGCCAAGCAGGCGATGATGCAGGCCGCCACCCGCAAATGTCTGCTGGTAAACCATTCCCGTTTCAATCGCACAGCGCTTCACGTTTTGTCGGATCTCAGGAGTTTCGACTGGATCATCACCGATGGTGAGCCCGATGCTAACGTGTCCGAAGAGCTCAAAGGGGCGGGATTAACCCTCACTGTTGCAAGGACTTAA
- a CDS encoding triose-phosphate isomerase, giving the protein MTVTPRFWIGTSWKMNKTLAEAVTFAEGLKAADASRDPRIQRFVIPPFTAVREVKAMLSDSSVKVGAQNMHWDDAGAWTGEVSPLMLTDCNLDIVELGHSERREFFGETNETVGLKTEAAVRHGLTPLICIGETLADKEAGKAADVLAEEVRGALGKLSGEQKESQILLAYEPVWAIGVNGIPASADYADARQAEILDVAEEMLGYRPLCLYGGSVNPGNCEELISCPNIDGLFIGRSAWHVEGYLDILTKCSAKLDA; this is encoded by the coding sequence ATGACTGTCACCCCTCGTTTCTGGATCGGCACAAGCTGGAAGATGAACAAGACGCTGGCCGAAGCCGTCACCTTTGCAGAAGGTCTGAAGGCAGCGGACGCCAGCCGTGATCCGCGTATCCAGCGCTTTGTCATTCCGCCGTTCACCGCTGTGCGCGAAGTCAAGGCCATGTTGTCGGACAGTTCGGTCAAGGTCGGTGCGCAGAATATGCATTGGGATGATGCCGGCGCTTGGACGGGGGAAGTCTCGCCCTTGATGCTCACCGACTGCAATCTTGATATTGTCGAACTGGGACATTCCGAGCGGCGGGAATTTTTTGGTGAAACCAATGAGACGGTCGGCCTCAAAACCGAAGCGGCTGTCCGTCACGGTCTAACCCCCTTGATCTGCATCGGTGAAACCTTGGCAGACAAGGAAGCGGGAAAAGCGGCAGACGTGCTGGCTGAAGAAGTGCGTGGCGCGTTGGGCAAACTGAGTGGCGAACAAAAAGAATCCCAGATCCTTTTGGCTTACGAACCCGTCTGGGCCATTGGGGTGAATGGCATTCCGGCCAGCGCAGACTATGCCGACGCGCGGCAGGCCGAAATTCTCGATGTGGCCGAGGAAATGCTGGGCTATCGCCCGCTTTGCCTCTATGGCGGCTCAGTCAATCCGGGCAATTGTGAAGAGCTGATTTCCTGCCCGAATATTGACGGTCTGTTCATCGGACGGTCCGCATGGCATGTCGAGGGCTATCTCGATATCCTGACCAAATGCTCTGCCAAGTTAGACGCTTAA
- a CDS encoding RpiB/LacA/LacB family sugar-phosphate isomerase, whose amino-acid sequence MKIAIAGDSAGEGLAKILAEHLKDSYDVSEISRTEDGPDAFYANLSDRVASKVIDGTYDRAILVCGTGIGVCIAANKVPGIRAALTHDTYSAERAALSNNAQIITMGARVIGAEVAKTIADTFLKESFDPEGRSASNVAAIDAVDAKYNQA is encoded by the coding sequence ATGAAAATTGCAATTGCAGGCGACAGCGCCGGAGAAGGCCTCGCCAAGATTCTGGCCGAACATCTCAAGGATTCTTACGACGTGTCAGAGATTTCGCGCACCGAAGACGGACCAGACGCCTTTTATGCCAACCTGTCCGACCGGGTTGCCTCCAAAGTGATTGATGGCACCTATGACCGCGCCATTCTGGTGTGCGGCACGGGGATCGGCGTGTGCATTGCTGCCAACAAGGTTCCGGGCATTCGTGCCGCTCTCACCCATGACACCTATTCCGCAGAGCGCGCCGCCCTGTCGAACAATGCGCAGATCATCACTATGGGCGCACGGGTCATCGGTGCTGAAGTCGCCAAGACGATTGCCGACACATTCCTCAAAGAGAGCTTTGATCCAGAAGGTCGCTCTGCGAGCAACGTTGCCGCGATCGATGCGGTTGACGCAAAGTATAATCAAGCTTGA
- the tkt gene encoding transketolase, with translation MISDPFIASKEKLAPENFALANCIRALSIDAVNAANSGHPGAPMGMADAATVLFRNHLKFDASQPNWPDRDRFVLSNGHASMMLYSLLHLTGYEDMTIEEIRNFRQWGSKTAGHPEYGHAQGVETTTGPLGQGIATAVGMAMSERLLAEEFPGLVDHNTYVMLGDGCLQEGIGQEAISLAGHLGLGKLIVLYDDNDITIDGPTSISFSENIPGRFEACGWHVQSCDGHDANAIDAALSAAKAVTDKPSMIAMKTVIGFGSPNRAGTAGAHGAPLGAEEGEAAKQALGWTAEPFEIPSDLAQDWRAIGAKGQTARMDWETALSEHPQANDFIRRQATHLPQAYETALSDARAALFAEPAKVATRKASQMALEALAGSLPELVGGSADLTGSNLTRVPAVDSQFTREKPGRYIGYGVREFAMSAAMNGMALHRGFIPYGGTFLVFSDYARNAIRLSALMGIGTIYVMTHDSIGLGEDGPTHQPVEHMASLRVIPGLQVFRPCDAMETLECWDIAIRSRTTPSLMALSRQGVPQLRTEAGDENLTAKGAYVLRHYGEGRDVTLIATGTEVMLAVEAAEKLHADGLSVAVVSMPCWELFDAQPQTYRDDVLGTAPRIAIEAASKFGWTRYVASEDDVIGMDGFGASAPAERLYEEFGITSDAIIARARTLCGK, from the coding sequence ATGATCAGTGACCCATTCATTGCCAGCAAAGAGAAGCTGGCTCCCGAGAATTTTGCACTCGCCAACTGCATTCGCGCACTTTCGATCGACGCAGTCAATGCCGCCAATTCGGGCCATCCAGGCGCACCGATGGGCATGGCAGATGCGGCGACCGTGTTGTTTCGCAATCATCTGAAATTCGATGCATCCCAACCCAACTGGCCGGATCGGGACCGCTTTGTGCTGTCCAATGGCCATGCATCCATGATGCTTTATTCGTTGCTGCATCTGACCGGCTACGAAGACATGACCATTGAGGAAATTCGCAATTTCCGCCAGTGGGGATCCAAGACGGCAGGTCACCCGGAATATGGTCACGCGCAGGGCGTTGAAACCACTACCGGCCCGCTGGGGCAGGGCATTGCCACTGCTGTTGGTATGGCCATGTCCGAGCGTCTTCTGGCCGAGGAATTTCCGGGTCTGGTTGATCACAACACCTATGTCATGCTCGGCGACGGTTGCTTGCAGGAAGGCATTGGTCAGGAAGCCATCAGCCTTGCCGGCCATCTGGGCCTGGGCAAACTGATCGTGCTTTATGATGACAATGACATCACCATCGACGGTCCGACTTCGATTTCCTTTTCTGAAAATATTCCCGGTCGCTTCGAAGCTTGCGGCTGGCATGTGCAATCCTGCGATGGCCACGACGCCAATGCCATCGATGCAGCCCTTTCTGCTGCCAAGGCGGTGACAGACAAGCCTTCGATGATCGCCATGAAAACCGTCATTGGTTTTGGGTCTCCCAACCGGGCTGGTACGGCTGGCGCGCATGGTGCACCACTTGGGGCCGAAGAGGGCGAAGCTGCCAAACAGGCGCTTGGCTGGACGGCTGAGCCGTTCGAAATTCCGTCCGATCTCGCCCAAGACTGGCGCGCCATCGGAGCCAAAGGCCAGACCGCCCGCATGGATTGGGAAACGGCACTTTCCGAGCATCCGCAAGCGAATGATTTCATTCGGCGCCAAGCCACACATTTGCCGCAAGCCTACGAAACCGCTTTGTCAGACGCGCGCGCCGCGCTCTTTGCTGAACCAGCCAAGGTCGCGACCCGAAAGGCGTCGCAAATGGCGCTTGAAGCCTTGGCAGGGTCTCTGCCAGAGCTGGTCGGCGGCTCTGCGGATTTGACCGGCTCGAACCTCACCCGTGTCCCTGCGGTCGATAGCCAGTTTACCCGCGAAAAACCCGGCCGTTACATCGGCTATGGCGTGCGAGAATTCGCCATGTCTGCGGCGATGAATGGCATGGCGCTGCATCGGGGCTTCATCCCTTACGGCGGCACCTTTCTGGTTTTCAGTGACTATGCCCGCAATGCCATCCGCCTATCAGCTTTGATGGGCATTGGCACGATCTACGTCATGACCCATGACAGCATCGGCCTCGGTGAAGATGGCCCGACCCACCAACCGGTCGAGCATATGGCAAGCTTGCGGGTCATTCCGGGGCTTCAGGTCTTCCGCCCGTGCGATGCGATGGAAACGCTGGAATGCTGGGACATTGCCATCCGCTCGCGCACCACGCCAAGCCTGATGGCTCTGTCCCGTCAGGGCGTGCCACAGCTGCGCACCGAGGCTGGCGATGAAAATCTCACCGCCAAGGGGGCTTATGTTCTGCGGCACTATGGTGAGGGCCGCGACGTGACCCTGATCGCCACCGGCACCGAAGTGATGCTGGCGGTTGAAGCGGCTGAAAAGCTGCATGCGGACGGTCTCAGCGTGGCGGTTGTCTCCATGCCTTGCTGGGAATTGTTCGACGCCCAGCCACAAACCTATCGCGATGATGTGCTGGGCACCGCGCCGCGCATTGCCATTGAGGCGGCCAGCAAGTTTGGTTGGACCCGCTATGTGGCAAGCGAAGATGATGTGATCGGAATGGATGGCTTTGGTGCTTCGGCACCAGCTGAGCGCCTCTACGAGGAGTTTGGCATCACGTCTGACGCCATCATTGCCCGCGCTCGCACACTCTGCGGTAAATAA
- the gph gene encoding phosphoglycolate phosphatase (PGP is an essential enzyme in the glycolate salvage pathway in higher organisms (photorespiration in plants). Phosphoglycolate results from the oxidase activity of RubisCO in the Calvin cycle when concentrations of carbon dioxide are low relative to oxygen. This enzyme is a member of the Haloacid Dehalogenase (HAD) superfamily of aspartate-nucleophile hydrolase enzymes (PF00702).): MAQIVFDLDGTLIDSAPDLQAVANKVLADEGKHPVSLAQVSAFLGCGTPTFVQRMCEASGISQSEHKRLLANFRALYDGAVHHTKPYPGVRDALHQLASDGHQLGICTNKPMSPCLSVLRHLQLDPHFDSILGGDSLPVHKPDPAPLFATFDALGNGDRIYVGDSEVDAETARRAGVPFLLYTEGYRKQAIEEMPHTATFTHFDELPGLITQTLASIH, from the coding sequence ATGGCCCAGATCGTGTTTGATCTTGATGGAACGTTGATCGACAGCGCTCCGGATTTGCAGGCGGTTGCCAACAAGGTGCTGGCGGACGAAGGCAAGCATCCTGTGTCACTGGCACAAGTCAGTGCATTTCTCGGATGCGGAACGCCCACCTTCGTCCAAAGAATGTGTGAAGCATCGGGCATTTCTCAAAGCGAACATAAACGCCTGTTGGCAAACTTTCGTGCGCTCTATGACGGGGCGGTGCATCACACCAAGCCTTATCCCGGTGTTCGCGACGCTTTGCATCAATTGGCCTCAGACGGGCACCAACTGGGAATCTGCACCAACAAGCCGATGAGCCCATGTCTGTCTGTCCTGCGTCATTTGCAGCTCGATCCGCACTTTGACTCCATATTGGGCGGCGATAGCTTGCCGGTTCATAAGCCCGATCCGGCCCCTTTGTTTGCCACCTTTGATGCGTTGGGCAATGGGGATCGCATCTATGTCGGCGACAGCGAAGTTGATGCCGAAACCGCGCGACGGGCAGGAGTGCCGTTTCTGCTCTATACCGAGGGCTATCGCAAACAGGCGATTGAGGAAATGCCGCACACCGCAACCTTTACCCATTTTGACGAACTGCCCGGGCTCATCACCCAGACTCTGGCATCCATTCACTAG
- the fsa gene encoding fructose-6-phosphate aldolase, with the protein MKFFVDTAIIEDIRELNDYGLLDGVTTNPSLIAKSGRDFKEVIAEICALVEGPVSAEVAALNFDGMVAEGEHLAGIADNVVIKLPLTLDGLKACRHFTMKGIKTNVTLCFSANQALLAAKAGATFISPFVGRLDDLNIEGMELISDIRQIYDNYDFKTEILAASVRTANHVKDAALAGADVATIPPAVIKGLAGHVLTDKGLDQFAKDWASTGQSIL; encoded by the coding sequence ATGAAATTCTTTGTCGATACCGCAATCATCGAAGATATCCGTGAACTGAATGATTATGGCCTGCTTGATGGCGTGACCACCAATCCTTCGTTGATCGCCAAATCTGGCCGTGACTTCAAGGAAGTGATCGCTGAAATCTGCGCGTTGGTCGAAGGCCCGGTTTCCGCCGAAGTGGCCGCCCTCAATTTTGACGGCATGGTCGCCGAAGGTGAGCATCTGGCAGGCATTGCCGACAATGTGGTGATCAAGCTGCCCTTGACTTTGGATGGCCTGAAGGCTTGCCGCCACTTCACCATGAAAGGCATCAAGACCAACGTTACCCTGTGCTTCAGTGCCAACCAGGCTTTGCTTGCTGCCAAGGCTGGCGCCACCTTCATCAGCCCGTTCGTCGGTCGTCTTGATGACCTCAATATTGAGGGTATGGAGCTGATCAGCGATATTCGTCAAATCTACGACAATTATGACTTCAAGACCGAAATCCTGGCCGCTTCGGTCCGAACCGCCAACCATGTCAAGGATGCTGCTTTGGCCGGTGCCGATGTTGCCACCATTCCGCCTGCGGTCATCAAAGGACTGGCAGGCCACGTGCTGACCGACAAGGGGCTTGACCAGTTCGCCAAGGACTGGGCATCCACCGGCCAATCAATCCTCTGA
- a CDS encoding GntR family transcriptional regulator produces the protein MAQILRRTTTNIVADELRKRIMSGQLREGEQVRQEAIATELGVSRIPVREALRQLEAEGLITLVSHKGAEVTRLEPSEIAELFEVRIMLESWMFEHAIEHITESHLEAAEKLIASMRNDAMIEEWGALNWQFHETLYTPARKPATMKILRRVHDNIDRYVRLQITLTEDSQERAHREHQAIVDAARNKNAKVAVALLNDHINHVKEQLLANLVSKESHE, from the coding sequence ATGGCTCAAATCCTCCGACGTACGACCACCAACATTGTTGCAGATGAACTGCGCAAACGCATTATGTCTGGACAGTTGCGCGAAGGGGAGCAGGTGAGGCAGGAAGCGATTGCGACCGAGCTGGGTGTCAGTCGCATTCCGGTGCGCGAGGCCTTGCGGCAGCTGGAAGCAGAAGGGCTGATAACGCTGGTCTCGCACAAGGGTGCGGAAGTTACCCGGCTGGAACCATCCGAAATCGCTGAACTGTTCGAAGTCCGCATCATGTTGGAAAGCTGGATGTTCGAACATGCCATCGAGCATATCACGGAAAGCCACCTGGAAGCGGCGGAAAAGCTGATTGCCTCAATGCGCAATGACGCGATGATCGAAGAGTGGGGTGCGTTAAACTGGCAGTTTCACGAAACCCTCTACACGCCTGCCCGTAAGCCGGCCACGATGAAGATCCTGCGCCGTGTCCACGATAATATTGACCGTTATGTGCGCCTGCAGATTACCTTGACAGAAGACAGTCAGGAGCGGGCGCATAGGGAGCATCAGGCCATCGTTGATGCCGCGCGCAACAAGAATGCCAAAGTCGCGGTCGCTTTGCTCAACGATCACATCAATCATGTGAAAGAGCAGTTGCTGGCGAACCTTGTATCCAAGGAAAGCCATGAATAG
- a CDS encoding HAD family hydrolase, whose translation MQDHRFSCILFDLDGTLVDTAPDLIGALNHVLAMHDLPGVPDAHIRSHVGHGAIATLKRGFAYHQRVVDDDFLKTCHAPFLDHYIANISATSRPYPGADRLLRAMAEANLRLGVCTNKKEYLSQRLLQELGLAELFHAICGADSVAHHKPHPQHILHTIATAGGIAEQSVMIGDTKTDVDAAQAAGIPVILLSHGYTPIPVETLGADLVIDHFDALPDALAKLS comes from the coding sequence ATGCAAGACCATCGTTTTTCCTGCATCCTGTTTGATCTGGATGGCACTCTTGTTGACACCGCTCCCGACCTGATCGGGGCTCTCAATCATGTTCTGGCTATGCATGATCTGCCCGGTGTGCCCGACGCGCATATCCGCTCTCATGTGGGACATGGCGCGATTGCCACGCTGAAACGGGGGTTTGCCTATCATCAGCGTGTGGTGGATGATGATTTTTTAAAAACCTGCCACGCACCATTCCTTGACCATTACATTGCCAATATCAGCGCCACCAGCCGTCCCTATCCGGGCGCCGACCGTCTGCTCCGCGCCATGGCTGAAGCAAATCTGCGTCTTGGGGTCTGCACCAACAAGAAAGAGTATCTGTCGCAGCGACTGTTGCAGGAGCTGGGTCTGGCAGAGCTGTTCCACGCCATTTGCGGAGCCGACTCGGTTGCCCATCACAAACCCCATCCACAGCACATCCTGCATACTATTGCGACGGCGGGTGGGATTGCAGAACAAAGCGTAATGATTGGCGACACCAAAACCGATGTCGACGCTGCGCAGGCCGCGGGCATTCCGGTCATATTGCTTAGTCATGGCTATACGCCAATCCCGGTCGAAACATTGGGGGCCGATCTGGTGATCGACCATTTCGACGCCCTGCCGGATGCGCTGGCGAAGCTATCCTAA
- the rpiA gene encoding ribose-5-phosphate isomerase RpiA, whose amino-acid sequence MSEDLKRQAAAAALNYVKDNMKLGIGTGSTAVHFIRLLGERVANGLTVIGVPTSEETANLCREVGVPLTTLDETPELDLTVDGADEIDPQLRLIKGGGGALLREKIVAKASRDMVVIAHKSKVVETLGAFPLPIEVMPFGLAATTLAVKNVCARFGMQGEISVRKTADGENYLTDGQHFILDATFGRISDVDGLDMALRAVPGVVETGLFIGIASTAVVASDDGIEIYKPQA is encoded by the coding sequence ATGAGTGAAGATCTAAAACGCCAAGCCGCAGCGGCAGCGCTCAACTATGTAAAAGACAATATGAAACTGGGAATTGGCACTGGTTCGACCGCCGTCCATTTTATTCGTCTGCTTGGTGAGCGTGTCGCCAATGGCTTGACGGTCATCGGTGTGCCCACCTCTGAGGAAACCGCGAATCTTTGCCGTGAAGTGGGCGTGCCGCTTACGACGCTCGATGAGACGCCGGAACTGGACCTGACAGTCGATGGTGCGGATGAAATTGACCCGCAACTGCGTCTGATCAAGGGTGGCGGAGGCGCATTGCTGCGCGAAAAGATCGTCGCCAAGGCATCTCGGGACATGGTTGTCATTGCGCATAAATCGAAGGTCGTCGAAACCCTTGGCGCATTTCCGCTGCCAATCGAAGTCATGCCCTTCGGTTTGGCTGCAACGACCCTTGCGGTCAAGAATGTCTGCGCCCGCTTCGGCATGCAGGGAGAGATCTCTGTGCGCAAGACTGCGGACGGTGAAAATTATTTAACCGATGGCCAGCATTTCATCCTCGATGCCACATTTGGCCGCATTTCCGATGTAGATGGCCTTGATATGGCATTGCGGGCCGTCCCCGGCGTGGTGGAAACAGGCCTCTTCATCGGCATCGCATCGACCGCCGTTGTTGCAAGCGATGACGGAATTGAAATTTACAAGCCACAGGCTTAG
- a CDS encoding DUF2059 domain-containing protein encodes MKKTTIVSICAGAAMSVCLALPALAQDAKANDTHLQAAIDVVEQTGNMPEFEKQLELIVKNSKVWLVRQNPNAEKDIYEVVDKIAENYKDDRKNLVASAAVAWARYLKEDELKDVLAFFKTESGQKFATYQPRILGEMLGNIQAYSKETTQRIVAQSIKELNAKGHKFQ; translated from the coding sequence ATGAAAAAGACCACGATCGTGTCTATCTGTGCGGGCGCCGCGATGAGCGTTTGTCTTGCCTTGCCAGCCCTTGCGCAGGATGCGAAGGCCAACGATACGCACCTTCAGGCAGCGATCGACGTTGTGGAGCAAACCGGCAACATGCCCGAGTTTGAAAAACAGCTCGAGCTGATTGTCAAAAACTCCAAGGTTTGGCTGGTGCGCCAGAATCCAAATGCGGAAAAAGACATCTATGAAGTGGTCGACAAGATTGCTGAAAACTACAAGGATGACCGGAAGAACCTGGTCGCCAGCGCTGCCGTCGCGTGGGCGCGGTATCTGAAAGAAGACGAACTGAAAGACGTGCTGGCTTTCTTTAAAACCGAATCCGGTCAGAAATTCGCAACTTATCAGCCGCGTATTCTTGGTGAAATGCTTGGCAATATTCAGGCCTACTCGAAGGAAACGACCCAGCGCATCGTGGCTCAGTCCATCAAGGAACTGAATGCCAAAGGACACAAGTTCCAGTAA
- the gor gene encoding glutathione-disulfide reductase, whose protein sequence is MSEFDYDLFVIGAGSGGVRAARMAATYGAKVAIAEEYRVGGTCVIRGCVPKKLMVYASKFSHEFEDAAGFGWTVGESQFDWNTLIANKDAEIDRLNGLYIKNLERHNVEIIQSRAELEAPHRIRLTGEDRSVTARTILIATGGVPNLPLDLPGVEHLITSNEVFHLDEQPKRVLITGGGYIALEFAGIFNGLGTETTVLYRGEEILRGFDDDVRATLHEEMEKRGVRIVLHDVLTSVEKKADGLHVTTKQGETMVVDQILSGIGRSPYTKGLGLETVGVELDSKGAIKVDAQNRTNVDHIYAVGDVTNRVNLTPVAIREGAALAETLFNDNPTIVDYENIPTAVFTQPEIGTVGMTEAEAIATHDNLDIYLAKFRPMKNTLAGNDEKMLMKLIVDADSDKVLGCHILGPDSGEMSQLLGIAIKMGATKANFDATMAVHPTASEELVTMKEPSKRIRKDD, encoded by the coding sequence ATGAGTGAATTTGATTATGACCTGTTCGTAATTGGCGCTGGCTCCGGCGGCGTTCGGGCTGCCCGCATGGCGGCAACCTATGGTGCCAAGGTGGCAATTGCCGAGGAATACCGTGTTGGGGGAACATGCGTGATCCGTGGCTGTGTGCCAAAGAAGCTGATGGTCTATGCTTCGAAATTCTCTCATGAATTTGAGGACGCGGCAGGCTTTGGCTGGACGGTCGGGGAGAGCCAGTTCGACTGGAACACGCTGATCGCGAACAAGGATGCGGAAATTGATCGGCTCAATGGCCTCTATATCAAAAATCTCGAACGACACAATGTCGAGATCATCCAGTCACGAGCGGAGCTCGAAGCGCCGCATCGGATCCGGCTGACCGGTGAGGATCGCTCCGTCACGGCCCGCACCATTCTGATTGCCACCGGTGGCGTACCCAACCTGCCGCTGGACCTGCCGGGTGTTGAACATCTCATCACCTCCAATGAAGTGTTCCATCTCGACGAACAGCCAAAACGGGTGTTGATCACTGGCGGCGGATATATTGCGCTGGAATTTGCTGGCATTTTCAACGGTTTGGGCACCGAGACAACGGTTCTTTACCGCGGCGAAGAAATTTTGCGTGGTTTCGACGATGATGTCCGCGCCACCCTGCACGAGGAAATGGAGAAACGTGGCGTCCGGATCGTGCTCCATGATGTCCTGACCTCTGTTGAGAAGAAGGCTGATGGTCTGCATGTCACCACCAAACAGGGTGAGACGATGGTTGTTGATCAGATCCTGTCAGGGATTGGCCGCTCGCCCTACACCAAGGGGCTGGGACTGGAAACGGTCGGCGTCGAACTGGATAGCAAAGGTGCGATCAAGGTTGATGCGCAGAACCGCACCAATGTCGACCATATCTATGCGGTCGGGGACGTCACCAACCGGGTCAATTTGACACCGGTCGCCATCCGTGAAGGGGCTGCCTTGGCCGAAACCCTGTTCAACGACAATCCGACAATTGTCGACTATGAGAATATTCCCACTGCAGTCTTCACCCAGCCGGAAATCGGCACCGTTGGCATGACTGAAGCAGAAGCTATCGCAACCCATGACAATCTCGACATCTATCTCGCCAAGTTCCGTCCGATGAAAAACACGTTGGCGGGCAATGACGAGAAGATGCTGATGAAGCTGATTGTTGATGCGGACAGCGACAAGGTGTTGGGCTGTCATATTCTGGGCCCGGATTCTGGTGAAATGTCCCAGCTTCTGGGTATTGCCATCAAGATGGGGGCAACCAAGGCCAATTTTGATGCCACAATGGCAGTGCATCCGACCGCTTCGGAAGAGCTGGTCACGATGAAAGAGCCATCCAAACGCATCCGCAAGGATGACTGA
- a CDS encoding GNAT family N-acetyltransferase, whose protein sequence is MTDTLILRPIKPNDVEPATQCGLDAWCGGILPLLNGFGALDFLRIERLFHDFLLAGIETKDDQLIVADLEGQILGFYCLETRTGELTDLWLAPQWHGKGIATRMFGDAKERSRRAGREELKLKVLVGNQRALAFYRKEGMEEAGRQTAFDAALQQRLEKIIMRLRLDG, encoded by the coding sequence ATGACTGACACGCTCATCTTGAGGCCCATCAAACCAAATGACGTCGAGCCCGCAACCCAATGCGGCCTCGACGCTTGGTGTGGTGGAATTCTACCCTTGCTCAATGGCTTTGGTGCGTTGGATTTTCTGCGCATCGAGCGACTGTTTCATGACTTTCTTCTTGCCGGCATAGAGACAAAGGATGACCAACTGATCGTCGCCGATCTGGAGGGCCAAATTCTCGGATTCTATTGCCTTGAAACCCGAACCGGCGAGTTGACGGACCTCTGGCTCGCTCCTCAATGGCATGGAAAAGGCATTGCAACACGCATGTTTGGCGATGCCAAGGAGCGGAGCAGGCGCGCTGGCCGCGAAGAACTCAAACTGAAAGTGTTGGTCGGCAACCAAAGGGCCTTGGCATTTTATCGCAAAGAAGGCATGGAAGAGGCGGGTCGGCAGACTGCATTTGATGCGGCGCTCCAACAGAGGCTGGAAAAAATCATCATGCGGCTGAGGCTTGATGGCTGA